In the Euzebya sp. genome, one interval contains:
- a CDS encoding RNA polymerase sigma factor, whose product MTLFSDDVAEGVRRGDPDAVGEVYVHLADRLLGYLVARVRDRATAEDLLEATFIELLRKGHTIQGGPAAIKVWLFRSAYFNALDHIRKVKRRGEDITDDFSGFDIEEPAAGPDEIALRNERRRVVRAAMAHLSEDQRAVLQMRYVAELSAPEVADILGKTEGAIRSLQHRGERALARLLEGNPSAPQMTSSRDLPPGAPPGGRGTS is encoded by the coding sequence ATGACGCTGTTCAGCGATGACGTCGCCGAGGGCGTGCGCCGCGGCGATCCGGACGCGGTCGGCGAGGTCTACGTGCACCTCGCGGACCGGCTGCTCGGCTACCTCGTCGCCCGCGTCCGCGACCGGGCGACGGCCGAGGACCTGCTCGAGGCCACGTTCATCGAGCTGCTCCGGAAGGGGCACACCATCCAGGGCGGTCCGGCGGCCATCAAGGTGTGGCTGTTCCGCTCTGCCTACTTCAACGCGCTCGACCACATCAGGAAGGTCAAGCGGCGCGGCGAGGACATCACCGACGACTTCTCCGGCTTCGACATCGAGGAGCCAGCGGCCGGCCCCGACGAGATCGCGCTGCGGAACGAGCGCCGCCGGGTGGTCCGCGCGGCGATGGCCCACCTCTCGGAGGACCAGCGGGCCGTGCTGCAGATGCGCTACGTCGCGGAGCTGTCCGCCCCCGAGGTCGCCGACATCCTCGGCAAGACCGAGGGCGCGATCCGCAGCCTCCAGCACCGGGGGGAGCGCGCCCTCGCCCGGTTGCTCGAGGGTAACCCGTCCGCCCCCCAGATGACTAGTTCCAGGGATTTGCCGCCGGGCGCACCGCCGGGCGGTCGCGGGACGTCCTAG